The DNA segment GAGGTCGCCTTCGTGCCGTTCGCGGAGCGGTCGCCCTACCTGGAGACCACCCTGGTCGCCATCCGCCGTCCGGACGCGGACGCCGCGGTCATGCGGCTGCTGGAGCTGATCACGCGACGCATGACCGGGTGACCGGCCCGCGCACGGGTGATCTCACGCCTGGCCGGGCGGCGCCCAGGGCTTCGGCGCGGGCGGCGGAGCCTGGAGGGCGCCGCGGAGAGACTCCCTGAAGGTCTTCGGCGGGGCCTCCTTCTCCTCGTGGGAGTGCAGGAGGCGGGCCGTCGTCACCCGTATGCGGGCCTCGCGGTCGCGCTGTCGCACGATCGCCACCCAGGCCCCGTCCTGGGCGAGCAGGACATGGCGGGCCGGCTCGTCCCCCGGGTTGGCGTGCCGGGCGACGGTGTCCGGTATGTAGCGCAGTGCCGCGTCCTCGGCGGCCGCGAGGGCCTGGGCCTCGCCGCCCTCGATGTGGTGGCTGCCCGTCAGCATCCAGCGGTGAAGCCGCAGTTGGTTGCCCTCGACATACTCCGTCACCCGTGTGTCCTCCTCGATGAGGACGTACCACTCAGCAGACATGTGTGGACCCAGCCGTTTTCTTCCAAGGACGCTCTTGAGCAGCGCGGAGACGTGCGTTCCCGCGCGGTCCGGCAATCCTGCCAGGTGGATCACCGGCGTGGGCGGCCTGTGGATAGTCGAGAATCTGCGTCCTCCTGTAACAATCTTGCGCAGCTTCGTGGACTTCATTTCCGTGTGCTTCTAGCTTTCTTGCGTCCGCTCACCCCCGCGAGCCTTGAGGACGCACACCCATGACCGCACCCCCGAACGGCAGATCCCTGCGCCAGGCCCTGGCGGCGACCGTGTCCATGGCGCTGGCCGCGGCCGGCACGCTCGTCGCCGTGGCCCTCGCACCCGAGGCTCACGCGGCCGGAGTACCGGCGCCTTCCCCCGTCGGCATATCCGGCCGGGGCGCGACCGTCCCGTTCAAGGAACAGGAGGCCGAGTACGCCGCCACCAACGGCACCCTCATCGGACCGGACCGCCTCTACGGCCACCTCCCCTCCGAGGCGTCCGGCAGGCAGGCGGTGACCCTCGACGCGCCGGGCGAGTACGTCGAGTTCACCCTGACCGCGCCGGCCAACGCGATGTCCTTCCGCTACTCGCTGCCCGACAACGCGGCGGGCACCGGGCGGGACGCGAGCATCGACCTGAAGATCAACGGCAACCAGCTCAAGTCCGTCCCGGTGACTTCCAAGTACGGCTGGTACTACGGGGGTTACCCCTTCAACAACAACCCCGGCGACTCCAACCCCCACCACTTCTACGACGAGACCCGCACCCTGCTCGGCTCGACCCTCCCGGCCGGGACCAAGGTGCGGCTCCAGGTGTCGTCCACCAGCACCTCACCGACGTTCACCATCGACCTCGCCGACTTCGAGCAGGTGGGTTCGCCCATCGGCAAGCCGTCCGGCGCGCTGGACGTGGTGAGCGACTTCGGCGCCGATCCGACCGGTGCGGCCGACTCCACCGCGAAGATCCAGGCGGCGGTCGACGCGGGCAAGGCGCAGGGCAGGGCGGTCTACATACCCCAGGGCACTTTCCAGGTGCGGGACCACATAGTGGTCGACCAGGTCACCCTGGCCGGCGCGGGCCCCTGGTACAGCGTCCTCACCGGCCGCGACCCGGTGAACCGGGCGAAGGCCGTGGGCGTGTACGGCAAGTACGCCAGCCAGGGCGGCAGCAAGAACGTCACCCTCAAGGACTTCGCCATCCTCGGGGACATCCGGGAGCGCGTCGACGACGACCAGGTCAACGCCATCGGTGGCGCGCTGTCCAACTCCACCGTCGACAACGTGTGGATGCAGCACACCAAGTGCGGGGCCTGGATGGACGGTCCCATGGACAACTTCACCATCAAGAACAGCCGCATCCTGGACCAGACCGCGGACGGCGTGAACTTCCACATGGGTGTCACCAACTCCACGGTGACCAACACCTTCGTCCGCAACACGGGTGACGACGGGCTCGCCATGTGGGCGGAGAACATACCGAACGTCAAGAACAAGTTCACCTACAACACGGTGGTGCTGCCCATCCTCGCC comes from the Streptomyces seoulensis genome and includes:
- a CDS encoding discoidin domain-containing protein: MTAPPNGRSLRQALAATVSMALAAAGTLVAVALAPEAHAAGVPAPSPVGISGRGATVPFKEQEAEYAATNGTLIGPDRLYGHLPSEASGRQAVTLDAPGEYVEFTLTAPANAMSFRYSLPDNAAGTGRDASIDLKINGNQLKSVPVTSKYGWYYGGYPFNNNPGDSNPHHFYDETRTLLGSTLPAGTKVRLQVSSTSTSPTFTIDLADFEQVGSPIGKPSGALDVVSDFGADPTGAADSTAKIQAAVDAGKAQGRAVYIPQGTFQVRDHIVVDQVTLAGAGPWYSVLTGRDPVNRAKAVGVYGKYASQGGSKNVTLKDFAILGDIRERVDDDQVNAIGGALSNSTVDNVWMQHTKCGAWMDGPMDNFTIKNSRILDQTADGVNFHMGVTNSTVTNTFVRNTGDDGLAMWAENIPNVKNKFTYNTVVLPILANNIVTYGGKDITISDNVMADTITNGGGLHVANRYPGVNSGQGTAVSGTTTAARNTLIRAGNNDYNWQFGVGAVWFSGLNEALDATVNITDTEILDSSYAAIMNIEGATKGLHFENVRIDGAGTYALQIQAPGNASFTNVTATHIAQSNPIHNCVGSGFVITRGTGNSGWYADPPACTGNWPAPQWTNGGVPGGGTTPTDPPTDPPTDPPTDDPTVNLAKSRPVTETSHTDVYPASKAVDGDANSYWESANNAFPQSVTVDLGAAKAVKRVVLKLPPATAWATRTQTLSVLGSTDNSTFTTLKASAGYTFNPPSGNTATVTLSGTATRYLRLTFTGNTGWPAAQLSELEAYTG